In the genome of Dromiciops gliroides isolate mDroGli1 chromosome 1, mDroGli1.pri, whole genome shotgun sequence, the window aaaatgggtataatactcATCTcactacctcagagttgttttaagggaGATGCTTTGCCAACCATAAACCCTGTAGaaatgggactttttttttttttttggtgaggcgattggggttaagtgacttgcccagggtcacacagctagtaagtgttaagtgtctgaggctggatttgaacccagatccctctgaatccagggccagtgctctatccactgcaccacctagctgccccaatgggacTTATTATTAACTAAAACTTGAACTTGAGAGGAGGTGAGGTAGTTCTGTGGAGACTCAGGTATCCTGGGTCTTGGGAGAACAGcttggaggtgggaggtggggggatgCTGAAAATGCTTGGGTCTCATCTCTGCTGAGTAGGGCAGGCGTCTAGCCAGCATTCTCTCCCCAGGAAACACCCAGTAGCCGGTTTGGTTTGTCTGGCTGAATCAGCGCTGCCTGGCCCGCCCTCATTCCATCCAGAACAACGCCCCAGATGAACTGGGGGAGCCAGAGCAGGGTGCTCTCTTCTTTTACCCCCTAGCACCTTGCCCTATAAGGTTAAAGaaaccccttcctcccccaatttttttctccctaactTGCATTTTATCATCTGTTAAGGTCTACATAGTGCTTCCTTTTCTTATCTGTGAGGTAGGCAGGGTATATTTatacctatttcacagatgaggaaattgagggtcaAAGAAGTTGAAGAGACCTCACCTGGgcacacagccagtaaaaatCAAGTTTCGTGGTGTTTCTCGATCTTCTTAGTCTGAAAAGGGTGGGAACCTGGAGTTTCTGCTTCCCAGCTGCCCTAAATCTCCCCTGGATCCCCAAGAGCCTTAGTATATTCCCAGCCAGTTCTCTATTCCAGCAGACAAGCTCCTTTCTGAacatctggaatgctctcctctctcccttaaCGATTGGGAGAAAGGGGAATGAAAACTTAGAAAAATGGGAGGTTGGAGGGAGAGATACTCGCACTGGGCCACAGGAGCCTAGGCTGAAGGCTCTGACAGGATACAGCAGGGCCGCGTGCTCAGCACTGGGGAGTGAAGAGGAAGATAGACTAGGTCCTGGGCCTGTCCTTACACAGTTCACAGTCTGATCGAAGTGATGGCACATCATATGTTCACAAAGTATTCGTGAGTAAGTTGGCCCTGTGCTAGGCACAATGGAGGGAAACCAGAGAAGCAGCAGGCACTGACACCACCCTCCGAGCTCAGAAGCTAGTTAGAGAGAAGGcgataaaaagagagaataagaatTGAGAGAAGAGGAGTGAGTTCCCTCAGGGCCATCACTGCTCCTGATTCCCATATCTCCCCATCAGTGCCTGGCATCAGGCTTTCAGTAATGGAttgatggataaatgaatgaatcaagaatcatttcatttcagttcagttcaaacatttatcaagtgccttccACATCTAAGAGAATACTGTGCCAGGGATTGGGGATACAGGGAAAGGTATACTATCGATTCTAGTACCACTCAACCTTCCCAGACTTCTAgcacttcttcccttccccctgccctagAATCTTCTACTTCCCACTTGTTATATCCTAACTTAGCCCACTCAAGCACAGCCTAAATGTTCCATCCTCCAGGAAGACTTCCCTGATCTCTGGAATAAGCATTTTCTTTGGATCTCACTggtacctttctttgtttccccatatCTCTGATTTACTTTGGCATACATATGCTAATTGTGCATTACACTTAATCTTTGTGCTTTATCTCTCTACTAGATCATAAACATCAGGAAGAAAGGGCAAGGTTCTGATTGAAACTTTGCATCTCCCCAGCGCCCAACATGGTACAGTCatgaagtaggcacttaatacatgtttgctgaattgaactgaactgaggcttcatttattttaaagcatCCATTCAAGAAATCAACATTAGGCTCCTAATGTATACAAATCCTTGTGCATACAAAGACAGATATGACACAGGCCCTAGTGTCATGTAGATTTCAAGCTAGGAGGAACTCTGTCATCTGGTACAatctcttctttttacagatgaggagactgaggcacagagaatctGAGAACAGCCTCCCTAgctgtttagcctagagaagtgacttatgcagggtcTCACAGGTGGTGTCAGACATGAGATTCAAACCCATATCCTGCAACTTCAAACCAAGTACTTATTCCACTATATCCTAGCTTCTTACACTGTGACTTGCCATCCCATAAGGGGTcccacataactgaatgtgggagccatgaaaaatctggcaacagtaaaaggttatgtatacctattttgtatgcCTATATACCTAGAGTCACGTAAAAatgtcttgggtgaaaaggggcatgagtggaaaaagtttaagaagccttgagctctaccacactgcctcatGGGCAATTAAAGCATATAGATAACTGATATGAGGGAGGACTTTATGCTAAGTGCCAATGAGGGGTCCTCAGGCAAAGAGTTATGGGAAATGTGAGTCTGAGGAGATCACTTTCAGCTTGGGAAGTTGGTCAAGGCTTCACGCAGGGAGCAGCACTGCTGATGGGGCCTTGAACAGAGCAATTTCAACAGAGAGAAGTGGACAATCATGAGGGATAACGTGAGCCAATACCTCGAGGGAGGGCAGGACAAGGTGAGGACTAGGGGTAGCAGCATCTGTTTTGGCTGGGACACTGAGAAGCACTCAATGTGATCAATAAGCagtaggaggagagggaaggtcTTATGGGCCCAAGGCTTCAGCATCACTGTAGTCAGGGGAGCCTTCCTGGAGTAGAAGACTCATAAGATCAGAACTTGAGAATTGGAAGAGCTCCTAGCAACCATGGGGTTCCGCCTCCTTTTGTGGATGAGAAAAGGGAGGCACAAAGAGGTGGTGCCAGTGCCAGGGGTCACATGGGTCTGGTCGTCAGACGATTCTTCCCTTCCATTGACCTGCCTGGGCTTGAATTGGGCTTGAAAGGATACCCTTTTTGCCATCCACAGATCTCCTGGGAGCGCCCCCTTCAACACCTCCCATGCCTCTGGGACTTGGCCGGCGAAAGAAGGCACCACCCCTGGTGGAAAATGAGGAGGCAGAGCCTGGACGGGGTGGGTTGGGTGTAGGGGAGTCAGGTcccctgggtgggggtgggggaggggggccccATGTGGgcctacctcccccacccccatctcttcgGCCCCGACTGGTGTTCCACACCCAGCTGGCCCATGGAAGCCCTACTGGTCGAATCGAAGGATTCACAAATGTGAAGGAATTGTATGGCAAGATTGCTGAGGCCTTCCGCTTGCCCCCTGCTGAGGTATGGCTTCGGGGAGCTGAGACCCTGACCTACATGTAGGATGGGGTAGGTGGGGTGGGGTTGTACCAGGGAGGCAGTGCCCAGACAACTTAGATGGGCTGGAGGGAAGGTCAGAAACTGGGGGTCCACACCCTCGGCCTGGATCCTGGACCAAGAGAAGGCTAGTTGCCAAGGTCACAAGAatcccagaattaaaaaaaaaaaaggtcccagAATTTCTGAGTTGGGAGGAACCTCAGTAGCCATCCAGTCCATCTGATAGCTTCCAAAGCATCTCCATTGCAACAGGCCAACAGATGGTCACACAGCCTCTGCTCTGCTCCTTCCACTTTGGGATCCGTCTCATGGTCAGGAACTTTGTCTCTGCAGCTTCCTGGTACTGCCTTCTGAGACTAAGTGAAAGAAATGCCATGTCTTCCAGATGAGACCTTTCAGATAGTTCCAGACAACTATCGTGTCCGTGGCTCCcaccccccttctcttctctaggctaaacgtGCACAGTTCCTTCTCGTGATCTTCCTATTCAGCATACTTGACCTTTCTTCTTGCTCTCCTATGGATGAGCTCTAGCTTATCAGTagccttcctaaaatgtgctgCTAAGACCTGGACACAAAACCCCAGATGTCATCTGAGAAGAGCCAGACAGGTCTATCACTTGATTCCTGGAATCTCTGCATCTCTTAATGCCACCCACCAAAATTCCCAGGTCATTTTCAGACAAATGGCTATCTGATCAATTCCCACCTTGTCTTGTACTTGTGCAAGTGCTGGTACTGGCTTTTTTGTACCCAGGTAGAGGACTTTACATTGATccctattacatttcatcttatttgattcggCCCAATTTTCTATCCTGTCAGGATCTTTTGGGATCTTAAATCCATCGTCCAGCGCACTTGCAATCCATCTCAGCTGTATATCATCTTCATGTTTGATAGGGACATATCATCTTTGACTTTATTCACAAATCATTGATCAGAATCTTACACATCACAGGGCCAAACACAGATTCATTAGGACACTCCACCGGAGATGTCCTTCCAAGTTGACTCGTTCAAATACTTAAACAGTTCCCTTCGGCAATGCAGATCTCACACCATCCTGTGCTGTTGTTCCCCATGCCCTCCCATAGGTTCACCCGATGAGCTAGAGACCTTCCTTGTTTTCTCCCGACACTGAAAAGATGCCAGTGGAGTACAGGCTGTCCATGTGTCATCCTTGCCCTCACCACATAACCAGCCTCACTTTTCTTCCTATCATAACTTCCCCTGGTGACACCTTTTACTCCTGTTCTCAGACGTTCTTCATTGCTTATATTTTGCAGCTTCATCCAGGCATCTCCTATTCCCCTCTGTGTGATATTTCCAGTTCTTCAGAGACAGTTGCATTCCCTATCTTGTATCCATATAACATCACTGTTAGAATATGGTGTTCTAAAGATGGGACTTTTACTTCTAAAAGAAGCTTGGGGTCATTTGCGGTTTCCTGAAGGTGTTCCAAAGTGCTCTTCACCTGTTTCATTCTGGGCCAGGCTCATCCATGTGTACTGTCTGTTCCAGATATACATACTGACAGCCACATCGCCTAAGTGATCCATCCTATGTCATAGGTAGTCTTCAGCCACTTCATCTTTCCTGTGTGGATGCTTGGCCAAACTCCTGATACTGTTTGATATTGGCCATTCAGCTAGTTTCCAATCTAATTTTAATGTTGTCTGACCCACATTTCCCCATCTTTTCCACAATAGCAACCCTTTCATCCTGTGGTTTGCTACAATATAAGTACACTGTATCTGTAGGAATCCCTGGATCTTCTGCTTTAGTAACCCTGCCCAAAAGAACTCAGGTGAGGTTCTTTGTGACTGCTGCTTCCTTCTTGTTAATACTATGTTCTAACCGGGGAGGCAGAAGAAAGGCCAGGCTGGAGAGTGGCCTCCACCACTGTGATCGTGGGATGGAGACAGGAGTTGTGGTGGGTGTTGGTGTCTGCATTGTGAGACGGCATCCAGATGTTGGGCATCATCTTGGGGTGGCTCTGCAAGACTAGAGAGTAGCTTCCCTGGGAATTAGGATCTAGATGGGTCTTCTTCCTGAGATATAGACATTTAACCACGTGTCACTCTTATCAGAGGTCTGCCTGCATCTCACCACCACGAGGGGGCTAGAGCTGGTAGGTTTGGGTACTGGTCCTTTGCCCATCCTCAGGCTGGCTTCTCCTCCCAGGTAATGTTCTGCACTCTCAACACACACAAAGTGGACATGGAGAAACTGCTTGGAGGCCAGATAGGGCTGGAGGATTTCATCTTCGCCCACATCAAAGGCCAGCGCAAGGAAGTAGAAGTGTTCAAGTCAGAGGAGGCCCTGGGGCTGACCATCACAGACAATGGGGCTGGCTACGCCTTCATCAAGGTACTGGGGGAGGGGCCTCGGGAAGCCCTGATCGGGGGCTCTTACACAGAAGAGTGGAGGTTAGAGGACATTGGCTCACCCAGTTGTAACAGgttttaactgtgtgaccttggctaagtcttCTGACTTCTGGAATCTCCAGTtacttcatttgtcaaatgaagggggATGTGGAGACTGACCAGCCCCTACCCAGAGGCCTGTGAACATCAGAGACATGCGTGCACGCACTCgcgcgcacacgcgcacacacacacacacacacacacacacatatagatatatatagatatatatcatgGGGCAGCCGAGGAACCCTAAGCAGCCTGGGCTAGGGTAATGAAAGCCTGTGGAGCCCTGGCTGAATGGAGGAGCTGGGTGTGTCTCCTTCAACAGCGCATCAAGGAGGGCAGCGTCATTGACCGGATCCAAGTGATCAATGTGGGCGACATGATAGAATCCATCAACGGACAGAACCTGCTGGGCTGCCGCCACTACGAGGTGGCCAAGATGCTCAAGGACCTGCCCCGAGGCCGCACCTTCACCCTCAAGCTTACAGAGCCCCGCAAGGCCTTTGGTGAGGGGGGAGCCTGCAGCCACAGGGTCTACAGGAGAGGGCGGGCACCAGGAAGTGGGCTGGGGCTGTTGGACCCTAGAACTGGGCTAAGAAAGTAGCCTGGGCTTCATGCCTAGACTGGGGACACTGGGGGAGGCATGGGGTAACCCTCCACCTTCTGAGATCCTCCACCGAAGTAGGTTGTGATCTCTTTCTCCTATGCCTCTTATTCTTCATATGCCCCCAACCCTGACAGCTAACAAGTGTTCCTTCCCCCTTGCTCATATTCAGGCTGTAGGGGGAGCTCCCTACCAGGGAAGAGGCCCAGGACTAATGGGTTTGCTTTCCTCAAGGCTCTACAAGCCGGTGGGGGTGGGGCCTCCCCCCAGCTCCTGCGTCatatgcccctccccccaacactggTCTCAGGTGGTAGCACCTGCCACCCCCTGGCATGTTCCTGTCTTGGTGATCTCTCTAGCAGCCCTGTGTTCGCTGGATCTAATGCTTGGGCCCCAGCTTTGTCCCCCAACCCAAAACTAAATCTCTATCTCTCCCCCAGGTCCTCAACCTCTACaaacttcctttctttccccaattcAATTTCACTAAACCTCTGTATGCTTCTTCACCTAAAAACCTCCCTAAGGTCTCCCTGCCCCCCagcccttcccctttcctcctccagaCTCACTAATTCCCTCCCCAGTACTCAACCCACTCCAGCCTCCCCTAGTTCAGCCCCGCAAAATTCCCTCTTCCCTCATACTCAGACTCCCCACACCCTTAAGGTGCCCATCTCTAGGTTCCAAGCCACAGGGAGCCCCTGCTGGGGATGCTTGGCTGCCCATAACTGATGCCATCTCCAGCCCCCTGCGTCTGGCTCTGCTGCCTCTCAGGAATGGGACCACAGCCCTGGGccaagaagggggaagggggagggaggaggctgaAATGTTGGAGGCTGGATGGGGGCCAGGAAGGCTGCTCCCATattggaaaggggggaggagagaaaggggctaGGCATCCTGTTCCCAATGGCCCCCTCCCCACTGCACTTCCTTGCTCTGGGATCTGGCCTGGGGCAGCCTAGGGTTGGGCAGGGAGGTGCTACTGAAGAACCCAGACTTCTTGTTTGCCCACTCCCCTGGAACTCTGGCAGCTATTTCCCTATCAGCCTCCTGGCTGCCCTGTAGGAGCCCAGGagttagagctggaggggacctttgGGATCCTCCTGTCCAACACCTATGTCACAAGTAAGGAAAACAGGCCCCGAATgaggagacttgcccaaagtgttCTGGATAAGTAGtcgtcagaattcaaacccagcccctccagatccagtgctttatcagCACCAGCCTCCAAGGCTTTCCTGTcctatccttcctccctccaactagaggcctttcccagccctggAGCCCCTGACCCCAGccaacccttcccttccccctccccgcaCTGTGCCTTCTCCAGCCCCCAGTGGAATGCCTGGATCCTGTCCCGGCCCTGGGAGGGGGCCCCAAGGGAGGAAGGATCAGGGACCAGGACACCTCTCAAAGCAGTTTGAGGCAGTTGAGAGTTTTATGTTAGGGGTCAAGAGACTCGGATTTGGATCCTGCCTGGGCCACTTAGGAGTTTGTTCCCTTCGGCAAGCCACTTTCCTTTGATAGGTCTCGGTTCCCAGCCCACTGCCAACAGTTCTGAGTCCCGTGGCCCTGGAGAGGAGCCCTTGCACCCCAGCTGGACTGGGGCTGGGTGGGGAGGCCGCCATGGGGGTGATGGAAAGAGCTCTCCAGTCTGGGGGCCTGAATCCAAGCCCTGCTACTCATTAGCTTTGGTTTAAAGCCTCATCTC includes:
- the GIPC1 gene encoding PDZ domain-containing protein GIPC1 isoform X2, with the translated sequence MPLGLGRRKKAPPLVENEEAEPGRGGLGVGESGPLGGGGGGGPHVGLPPPPPSLRPRLVFHTQLAHGSPTGRIEGFTNVKELYGKIAEAFRLPPAEVMFCTLNTHKVDMEKLLGGQIGLEDFIFAHIKGQRKEVEVFKSEEALGLTITDNGAGYAFIKRIKEGSVIDRIQVINVGDMIESINGQNLLGCRHYEVAKMLKDLPRGRTFTLKLTEPRKAFDMISQRSAGARPGSGPQLGTGRGTLRLRSRGPATVEELPSAFEEKAIEKVDDLLESYMGIRDTELAATMVELGRDKRNPDELAEALDERLGDFAFPDEFVFDVWGAIGDAKVGRY
- the GIPC1 gene encoding PDZ domain-containing protein GIPC1 isoform X4; translated protein: MFCTLNTHKVDMEKLLGGQIGLEDFIFAHIKGQRKEVEVFKSEEALGLTITDNGAGYAFIKRIKEGSVIDRIQVINVGDMIESINGQNLLGCRHYEVAKMLKDLPRGRTFTLKLTEPRKAFDMISQRSAGARPGSGPQLGTGRGTLRLRSRGPATVEELPSAFEEKAIEKVDDLLESYMGIRDTELAATMVELGRDKRNPDELAEALDERLGDFAFPDEFVFDVWGAIGDAKVGRY
- the GIPC1 gene encoding PDZ domain-containing protein GIPC1 isoform X1, which produces MGTQCTEDRTGRDLLGAPPSTPPMPLGLGRRKKAPPLVENEEAEPGRGGLGVGESGPLGGGGGGGPHVGLPPPPPSLRPRLVFHTQLAHGSPTGRIEGFTNVKELYGKIAEAFRLPPAEVMFCTLNTHKVDMEKLLGGQIGLEDFIFAHIKGQRKEVEVFKSEEALGLTITDNGAGYAFIKRIKEGSVIDRIQVINVGDMIESINGQNLLGCRHYEVAKMLKDLPRGRTFTLKLTEPRKAFDMISQRSAGARPGSGPQLGTGRGTLRLRSRGPATVEELPSAFEEKAIEKVDDLLESYMGIRDTELAATMVELGRDKRNPDELAEALDERLGDFAFPDEFVFDVWGAIGDAKVGRY
- the GIPC1 gene encoding PDZ domain-containing protein GIPC1 isoform X3: MGTQCTEDRTGRDLLGAPPSTPPMPLGLGRRKKAPPLVENEEAEPGRGGLGVGESGPLGGGGGGGPHVGLPPPPPSLRPRLVFHTQLAHGSPTGRIEGFTNVKELYGKIAEAFRLPPAERIKEGSVIDRIQVINVGDMIESINGQNLLGCRHYEVAKMLKDLPRGRTFTLKLTEPRKAFDMISQRSAGARPGSGPQLGTGRGTLRLRSRGPATVEELPSAFEEKAIEKVDDLLESYMGIRDTELAATMVELGRDKRNPDELAEALDERLGDFAFPDEFVFDVWGAIGDAKVGRY